In a genomic window of Mus pahari chromosome 8, PAHARI_EIJ_v1.1, whole genome shotgun sequence:
- the Homez gene encoding homeobox and leucine zipper protein Homez isoform X1 — protein sequence MSPNKDASSLSSSDAGLVCLPPVSEELQLVWTQAIQTRELDGNEHLLQAFSYFPYPSLADIALLCLRHGLQMEKVKTWFMAQRLRCGISWSSEEIEETRARVVYHRDQLLFKSLLSFTHQSVRPPQEKPPVLPPEQVALGLSPLAPSEPIKMKGLKAEPEEPSQVSQLPLNHQKVKEPLIMGSRTFPHQSDCQDLQISGLSKEQAGRGPDQSCGGKTASWNHSTAVHQPDKPALISLLDNSCKEESEPSGTPPSSSTSSPSFQVLANGTTATPKPLQPLGYISQSFSPSEKALSPQVEPLWPQRLRNNSEPNLAGPTEYLSPDMQHQRKTKRKTKEQLAILKSFFLQCQWARREDYHKLEQITGLPRPEIIQWFGDTRYALKHGQLKWFRDNAVLGTPSFQDPAIPTPSTSSLKEWAKTPPLPAPPPPPDIRPLEKYWAAHQRLQEADVLKLSQASRLSTQQVLDWFDSRLPKPAEVVVCLDEEEEEEEIDEELPEDGSVLWTEGPWSSNSMMF from the exons ATGAGTCctaataaagatgccagcagtcTCAGCAGCTCGGACGCAGGGCTCGTCTGTCTCCCGCCAGTCTCCGAGGAGCTACAGCTTGTGTGGACTCAAGCCATCCAAACCCGTGAGCTGGATGGAAATGAGCACCTGCTTCAAGCCTTCAGCTACTTCCCCTATCCAAGCCTGGCAGACATCGCTCTCCTCTGCCTGCGGCATGGGCTGCAGATGGAGAAGGTAAAGACCTGGTTCATGGCCCAACGTCTCCGCTGCGGCATCAGCTGGTCAtctgaagaaatagaagagacTCGCGCCAGAGTGGTGTACCACCGAGATCAACTCCTTTTCAAGTCTCTCCTCTCTTTCACACATCAGTCAGTGaggcccccacaggagaagcctCCAGTGCTCCCTCCGGAGCAGGTTGCTCTTGGGCTGAGTCCTCTGGCGCCTAGTGAGCCCATTAAAATGAAAGGATTGAAGGCAGAGCCTGAGGAGCCCTCTCAGGTATCACAGCTGCCACTGAATCATCAGAAAGTTAAGGAGCCTCTGATAATGGGCAGCAGAACGTTCCCCCACCAATCAGATTGTCAGGATCTTCAGATCAGCGGCCTCTCtaaggagcaggcaggcaggggtcCTGACCAGTCATGTGGTGGAAAGACTGCTTCCTGGAATCACTCAACAGCTGTCCATCAACCAGATAAGCCCGCATTGATCTCATTACTTGATAATAGTTGTAAGGAGGAATCCGAACCTAGCGGGACACCTCcatcttcctctacctcttctccctctttccaggtATTGGCTAATGGAACCACTGCCACCCCTAAGCCCCTCCAGCCTTTGGGTTATATCTCACAGTCATTCTCACCTAGTGAGAAGGCACTGTCTCCACAAGTAGAACCACTCTGGCCCCAAAGGCTACGGAATAACTCCGAACCAAATCTGGCTGGCCCCACAGAATACCTTTCCCCAGATATGCAACACCAGCGAAAGACTAAGCGGAAAACCAAAGAACAGCTGGCCATCCTCAAGTCCTTTTTCCTACAGTGCCAATGGGCACGACGAGAAGATTACCATAAATTAGAGCAGATCACTGGTTTACCTCGCCCAGAGATCATTCAGTGGTTTGGTGACACACGATATGCCTTGAAGCATGGACAGCTGAAATGGTTTCGGGACAATGCAGTACTTGGTACCCCTAGTTTTCAGGATCCAGCCATTCCTACACCATCAACTAGTTCCTTGAAAGAATGGGCCAAGACACCACCTCTACCAGCCCCACCGCCCCCACCAGATATACGACCTTTGGAGAAGTACTGGGCAGCCCACCAGCGGCTGCAGGAAGCTGATGTCCTTAAACTGAGTCAGGCATCAAGACTAAGCACTCAGCAAGTGTTGGACTGGTTTGACTCTCGATTGCCTAAGCCAGCAGAAGTGGTAGTTTGTctagatgaagaagaagaggaggaggagattgaTGAAGAACTGCCAGAAGAtg GATCTGTCTTGTGGACAGAAGGACCATGGTCTTCTAACTCAATGATGTTCTAG
- the Homez gene encoding homeobox and leucine zipper protein Homez isoform X2: MSPNKDASSLSSSDAGLVCLPPVSEELQLVWTQAIQTRELDGNEHLLQAFSYFPYPSLADIALLCLRHGLQMEKVKTWFMAQRLRCGISWSSEEIEETRARVVYHRDQLLFKSLLSFTHQSVRPPQEKPPVLPPEQVALGLSPLAPSEPIKMKGLKAEPEEPSQVSQLPLNHQKVKEPLIMGSRTFPHQSDCQDLQISGLSKEQAGRGPDQSCGGKTASWNHSTAVHQPDKPALISLLDNSCKEESEPSGTPPSSSTSSPSFQVLANGTTATPKPLQPLGYISQSFSPSEKALSPQVEPLWPQRLRNNSEPNLAGPTEYLSPDMQHQRKTKRKTKEQLAILKSFFLQCQWARREDYHKLEQITGLPRPEIIQWFGDTRYALKHGQLKWFRDNAVLGTPSFQDPAIPTPSTSSLKEWAKTPPLPAPPPPPDIRPLEKYWAAHQRLQEADVLKLSQASRLSTQQVLDWFDSRLPKPAEVVVCLDEEEEEEEIDEELPEDGEEEEEEEEEEEDDDDYDGDDVIIWD; encoded by the coding sequence ATGAGTCctaataaagatgccagcagtcTCAGCAGCTCGGACGCAGGGCTCGTCTGTCTCCCGCCAGTCTCCGAGGAGCTACAGCTTGTGTGGACTCAAGCCATCCAAACCCGTGAGCTGGATGGAAATGAGCACCTGCTTCAAGCCTTCAGCTACTTCCCCTATCCAAGCCTGGCAGACATCGCTCTCCTCTGCCTGCGGCATGGGCTGCAGATGGAGAAGGTAAAGACCTGGTTCATGGCCCAACGTCTCCGCTGCGGCATCAGCTGGTCAtctgaagaaatagaagagacTCGCGCCAGAGTGGTGTACCACCGAGATCAACTCCTTTTCAAGTCTCTCCTCTCTTTCACACATCAGTCAGTGaggcccccacaggagaagcctCCAGTGCTCCCTCCGGAGCAGGTTGCTCTTGGGCTGAGTCCTCTGGCGCCTAGTGAGCCCATTAAAATGAAAGGATTGAAGGCAGAGCCTGAGGAGCCCTCTCAGGTATCACAGCTGCCACTGAATCATCAGAAAGTTAAGGAGCCTCTGATAATGGGCAGCAGAACGTTCCCCCACCAATCAGATTGTCAGGATCTTCAGATCAGCGGCCTCTCtaaggagcaggcaggcaggggtcCTGACCAGTCATGTGGTGGAAAGACTGCTTCCTGGAATCACTCAACAGCTGTCCATCAACCAGATAAGCCCGCATTGATCTCATTACTTGATAATAGTTGTAAGGAGGAATCCGAACCTAGCGGGACACCTCcatcttcctctacctcttctccctctttccaggtATTGGCTAATGGAACCACTGCCACCCCTAAGCCCCTCCAGCCTTTGGGTTATATCTCACAGTCATTCTCACCTAGTGAGAAGGCACTGTCTCCACAAGTAGAACCACTCTGGCCCCAAAGGCTACGGAATAACTCCGAACCAAATCTGGCTGGCCCCACAGAATACCTTTCCCCAGATATGCAACACCAGCGAAAGACTAAGCGGAAAACCAAAGAACAGCTGGCCATCCTCAAGTCCTTTTTCCTACAGTGCCAATGGGCACGACGAGAAGATTACCATAAATTAGAGCAGATCACTGGTTTACCTCGCCCAGAGATCATTCAGTGGTTTGGTGACACACGATATGCCTTGAAGCATGGACAGCTGAAATGGTTTCGGGACAATGCAGTACTTGGTACCCCTAGTTTTCAGGATCCAGCCATTCCTACACCATCAACTAGTTCCTTGAAAGAATGGGCCAAGACACCACCTCTACCAGCCCCACCGCCCCCACCAGATATACGACCTTTGGAGAAGTACTGGGCAGCCCACCAGCGGCTGCAGGAAGCTGATGTCCTTAAACTGAGTCAGGCATCAAGACTAAGCACTCAGCAAGTGTTGGACTGGTTTGACTCTCGATTGCCTAAGCCAGCAGAAGTGGTAGTTTGTctagatgaagaagaagaggaggaggagattgaTGAAGAACTGCCAGAAGAtggtgaggaagaagaggaggaggaggaggaggaggaagatgatgatgattatgatggtgatgatgtaatCATATGGGactga
- the Ppp1r3e gene encoding protein phosphatase 1 regulatory subunit 3E, which yields MSHERPPRTDIPRNLSFIAALTERAYYRSQRPSLEEESEEEPGEGGTRPGARSRAHVPGRGRRARSAPAGGGGARTARSRSPDTRKRVRFADALGLELAVVRRFRPGEPPRVPRHVQVQLQRDALRHFAPCPPRTRGLQEARVALEPALEPGFAARLQAQRICLERADAGPLGVAGSARVLDLAYEKRVSVRWSADGWRSLRESPASYAGPAPSPPRADRFAFRLPSPPVGGTLLFALRYRVTGREFWDNNGGRDYALLGPEHPAGAGAAEPQGWIHFI from the exons ATGTCCCACGAGCGGCCACCGCGCACGGACATCCCCCGCAACCTGAGCTTTATAGCGGCATTGACCGAGCGGGCGTACTACCGCAGCCAGCGGCCCAGCCTCGAGGAGGAGTCGGAGGAGGAGCCCGGGGAGGGCGGGACCCGGCCGGGCGCCCGCTCGCGGGCTCACGTTCCGGGTCGGGGGCGCAGGGCCCGTTCTGCGCCCGCGGGTGGTGGCGGGGCGCGGACAGCCCGCAGCCGCAGCCCTGACACTCGCAAGAGAGTGCGTTTCGCCGACGCGCTGGGGCTGGAGCTGGCCGTGGTCCGGCGCTTCCGCCCGGGGGAACCGCCCCGGGTGCCCCGCCACGTGCAGGTGCAACTGCAGAGGGACGCCCTGCGCCACTTCGCGCCGTGCCCGCCGCGGACCCGCGGCCTCCAG GAAGCGCGCGTCGCCCTGGAGCCAGCTCTGGAGCCCGGCTTCGCCGCCCGGCTGCAGGCGCAGCGCATCTGCCTGGAGCGCGCAGACGCCGGCCCTCTGGGCGTGGCCGGGAGCGCGCGCGTGCTGGACCTGGCCTACGAGAAGCGCGTGAGCGTGCGCTGGAGCGCGGACGGCTGGCGCAGCCTGCGGGAATCGCCCGCCTCCTACGCCGGTCCTGCTCCGTCCCCGCCGCGGGCTGACCGCTTCGCCTTCCGCCTGCCCTCACCTCCGGTCGGCGGAACGCTGCTCTTCGCCCTTCGCTACCGGGTTACCGGCCGCGAGTTCTGGGATAACAACGGCGGCCGGGACTACGCGCTCCTTGGGCCCGAGCATCCTGCCGGTGCCGGAGCCGCGGAACCCCAGGGCTGGATccattttatttga